From Nycticebus coucang isolate mNycCou1 chromosome 6, mNycCou1.pri, whole genome shotgun sequence, the proteins below share one genomic window:
- the LOC128587339 gene encoding 60S ribosomal protein L23a-like produces the protein MAPKAKKEAPAPPKAEAKAKALKAKKAVLKGIHSHKKKKIRTSPTFQRPKTLRLRRQPKYPRKSAPRRNKLDHYAIITFPLTTESAMNKIEDNNTLVFIVDVKTNKHQIKQAVKKLYDIDVAKVNTLIRPDGEKKAYVRLAPDYDALDVANKIGII, from the coding sequence ATGGCGCCGAAAGCgaagaaggaagctcctgcccctcccaaagcggaagccaaagcaaaggcattgaaggccaagaaggcagtgctaaaaggcatccacagccacaaaaaaaagaagatccgtACATCACCCACCTTCCAGCGGCCAAAGACTCTGAGACTCCGGAGGCAGCCCAAATATCCTCGGAAGAGCGcccccaggagaaacaagcttgaccactaTGCCATCATCACGTTCCCCCTGACCACAGAGTCTGCCATGAATAAGATAGAAGACaacaacacacttgtgttcattgtggatgtcaaaactaacaagcaccagatcaaacaggctgtgaagaagctttatgacattgatgtggccaaggtcaacaccctgatcaggcctgatggtgagaagaaggcatatgttcgactggctcctgattatgatgctttggatgttgccaacaaaattgggatcatctaa